From a single Desulfoplanes formicivorans genomic region:
- a CDS encoding DUF1848 family protein: MQSNLNRCDVGWQDFSSETMQTFARELQIMNREWGLELTTCGESIDLSPWGVEHGRCIDDRLMVRLFSEDRKLMAFLGARPALFGKMEWEYMKDKGQRKECGCIVSKDIGMYNTCPHLCRYCYANTSESAVMKNRQGHASTNESIVPF, translated from the coding sequence TTGCAGTCAAATCTGAACAGGTGTGATGTGGGCTGGCAGGATTTTTCTTCCGAGACCATGCAGACCTTTGCCCGGGAACTTCAGATCATGAACCGCGAATGGGGACTGGAACTGACCACCTGCGGGGAATCCATTGATTTGAGCCCCTGGGGAGTGGAACACGGCCGATGCATTGATGATCGGCTCATGGTGCGCCTGTTTTCCGAGGACAGGAAACTGATGGCGTTCCTGGGAGCCCGTCCTGCCCTGTTCGGCAAAATGGAATGGGAATACATGAAAGACAAGGGACAACGAAAGGAATGCGGGTGCATTGTCAGCAAGGACATCGGCATGTACAATACCTGCCCGCACCTGTGCAGATATTGTTATGCCAACACCTCGGAAAGCGCAGTCATGAAAAATCGTCAGGGACACGCCAGTACCAACGAAAGCATTGTACCCTTTTGA
- a CDS encoding DUF2188 domain-containing protein, with the protein MATFTKRGKGQWQVKIRRKGCPLQTKTFETKGDAEAWAREIESEMDRICNENEYNFHQKHYIMHERAYSSAFFECGRICE; encoded by the coding sequence ATGGCGACATTCACCAAACGCGGCAAAGGACAATGGCAAGTCAAAATTCGACGGAAAGGCTGTCCGTTGCAAACAAAAACATTTGAGACAAAAGGTGATGCTGAAGCTTGGGCAAGAGAGATCGAGTCCGAGATGGATCGTATATGCAACGAAAATGAGTACAATTTTCACCAAAAGCATTATATCATGCACGAGCGGGCATATTCTTCCGCATTTTTTGAATGCGGAAGAATATGCGAGTGA
- a CDS encoding 5'-nucleotidase, protein MPYDLTKRLVVGLSSSALFDLQNSDKIFREQGEEVYRNYQRTKQDSPLQRGVAFPFVRRILKLNMLRPKDPLVEVILLSRNDPDTGLRVMNSIEHYELGITRAVFLQGKSPYIYIPAFDIDLFLSANYQDVRQAVLAGYPAGQILKGDITDDINDLELRIAFDFDGVIADDEAEGIYQNSGQIEDFYAHELELVDVPHNPGPLKKFLQRISDIQKLESKKKNEDSTYSPMLNISIVTARNAPSHKRVINTMRTWDIYVNEAFFMGGVEKSKVLNILKPHIFFDDQKLHLKPSSSVLPSVYIPFGVVNK, encoded by the coding sequence GTGCCATATGATTTAACCAAAAGACTTGTTGTTGGATTATCTTCAAGCGCATTATTCGATTTGCAAAATTCTGATAAAATTTTCAGGGAACAAGGTGAAGAAGTTTATAGGAATTATCAGAGAACAAAACAGGATAGTCCTCTTCAAAGAGGGGTAGCTTTTCCGTTTGTACGACGTATATTGAAGTTAAATATGTTACGACCTAAAGATCCTCTAGTGGAAGTTATTTTGCTTTCACGCAATGATCCTGATACAGGTTTACGGGTAATGAATTCAATAGAGCATTACGAACTAGGAATTACGAGAGCAGTATTTCTTCAAGGAAAATCTCCTTATATTTATATACCAGCATTCGATATTGATCTGTTTCTGTCCGCAAACTACCAAGATGTTCGTCAAGCTGTTCTTGCCGGTTACCCAGCAGGACAAATCCTTAAGGGAGACATTACAGACGACATTAATGATTTGGAACTAAGGATTGCTTTTGACTTTGATGGCGTGATTGCGGACGATGAAGCTGAAGGTATCTATCAAAATTCAGGTCAGATAGAAGATTTCTATGCACATGAATTAGAATTAGTAGATGTGCCGCATAACCCAGGTCCATTAAAAAAATTTTTGCAACGGATATCTGATATACAAAAACTTGAATCTAAAAAGAAAAACGAAGATTCAACATATTCACCTATGTTGAATATTTCTATTGTAACTGCACGAAATGCTCCTTCGCATAAACGTGTAATTAATACAATGCGAACGTGGGATATTTATGTGAATGAAGCATTCTTTATGGGCGGTGTAGAAAAGTCGAAAGTTCTAAATATACTTAAGCCTCATATATTCTTTGATGATCAAAAACTACATTTAAAACCTTCATCTTCTGTGTTGCCTTCAGTTTATATACCGTTTGGAGTTGTAAATAAATAA